A section of the Arcobacter roscoffensis genome encodes:
- the hisF gene encoding imidazole glycerol phosphate synthase subunit HisF codes for MSNFAKRIIPCLDVDNGRVVKGVNFVGLRDAGDPVEVAKRYNNEGADEITFLDITASHENRGTIVDIVKEVAKEVFIPLTVGGGIRKLDDIYKLLNVGCDKVSINSSAVTNPDFINEGAKRFGSQCIVVAIDVKKVEDGSYHVFVKGGREDTGIDALQWAKEVYDRGAGEILLTSMDTDGAKTGFELNITKQVSSLVDIPVIASGGAGTMEHMKEAFDHGASAALAASIFHFKEIDIMDLKRYLRQNNIPVRI; via the coding sequence TGTAAACTTTGTAGGTTTAAGAGATGCAGGTGATCCTGTAGAAGTAGCTAAAAGGTACAACAATGAAGGTGCTGATGAGATTACATTTTTAGATATTACAGCAAGTCATGAAAATAGAGGAACTATAGTTGATATAGTAAAAGAAGTAGCAAAAGAGGTTTTTATTCCTTTAACAGTTGGTGGAGGAATTAGAAAATTAGATGATATTTATAAACTTTTAAATGTTGGTTGTGATAAAGTTTCAATCAATTCTTCAGCTGTTACAAATCCTGATTTTATTAATGAAGGTGCTAAAAGATTTGGTTCTCAGTGTATTGTAGTTGCAATTGATGTTAAAAAAGTAGAAGATGGCTCTTATCATGTTTTTGTAAAGGGTGGTAGAGAAGATACTGGAATTGACGCATTGCAATGGGCTAAAGAGGTTTATGATAGAGGTGCTGGTGAAATCCTATTAACTTCTATGGATACAGATGGAGCTAAAACAGGTTTTGAACTTAATATTACAAAACAAGTATCATCATTAGTTGATATTCCTGTTATTGCAAGTGGTGGAGCTGGAACTATGGAACATATGAAAGAAGCATTTGATCATGGAGCTAGTGCTGCATTGGCTGCATCAATTTTCCATTTTAAAGAGATTGATATTATGGATTTAAAAAGATATTTAAGACAGAACAATATTCCCGTAAGGATTTAA
- a CDS encoding SIMPL domain-containing protein — translation MIKKIMLMAIFTLLPLQLFAYDISFNKKFSSVVTPDVLTTFISVNIEGDDENFINRNIDRFNDFIKDSDSVTKKNGSYILNPKYRYYKNKQEFMGYVGTLRYEIQSTNAKKINKFIDELIALKKIVDIRKAKVNISNLSWKISESLYEKSVDLLRIEVITWASKYSKNLSAKLLKSCEVKNININNISRNNFFRSEAMPMSAKAVSDLAPVNSDKTISLNPNFLMECK, via the coding sequence ATGATAAAAAAAATTATGTTAATGGCAATATTTACTTTATTACCATTACAATTATTTGCATATGATATAAGTTTTAATAAAAAGTTTTCAAGTGTAGTGACTCCTGATGTATTAACTACATTTATTTCTGTAAATATAGAAGGTGATGATGAAAACTTTATAAATAGAAATATAGATAGATTTAACGATTTTATAAAAGATAGTGATAGTGTTACTAAAAAAAATGGTTCATATATTTTAAACCCTAAATATAGATACTATAAAAATAAACAAGAGTTTATGGGATATGTGGGAACACTAAGATATGAAATACAATCAACTAATGCAAAAAAAATAAATAAATTTATTGATGAACTTATTGCTTTAAAGAAAATAGTTGATATAAGAAAAGCTAAGGTAAATATTTCAAATTTATCTTGGAAGATTAGTGAAAGCTTATATGAAAAATCAGTTGATTTATTAAGAATTGAAGTTATTACTTGGGCAAGTAAATATAGTAAAAATTTAAGTGCAAAACTTTTAAAAAGTTGTGAAGTAAAAAATATAAATATAAACAATATTTCAAGAAACAATTTTTTTAGAAGTGAAGCTATGCCTATGAGTGCTAAAGCGGTTTCAGATTTAGCCCCTGTAAATAGTGATAAGACTATTTCTTTAAACCCAAACTTTTTAATGGAGTGTAAATAA
- a CDS encoding purine-nucleoside phosphorylase, with protein sequence MIICAGRNEVFPFATPIGVGLVESAINLTRQCLFDKPDYLLFIGSAGSYGEHKVFDILESKRASNIELSFLTNSSYTPLDNVLESENKFARNDTIVNSSNYISTNSELTKNFKEYGIGIENMEYFSVLQVAKQFEIPVAGIFVVTNFTDENAHEDFMKNHKVAMEKLTNYLVEKQIIK encoded by the coding sequence ATGATAATATGTGCTGGAAGAAATGAAGTATTTCCATTTGCAACACCAATTGGAGTAGGGCTTGTAGAATCTGCTATAAACCTTACAAGACAGTGTTTATTTGATAAGCCAGATTATTTACTATTTATAGGAAGTGCTGGTTCGTATGGTGAACATAAGGTATTTGATATTCTTGAGTCAAAAAGAGCTTCAAATATTGAGCTTAGTTTTTTAACTAATAGTTCATACACTCCTTTAGATAATGTTTTAGAATCAGAAAATAAGTTTGCAAGAAATGATACTATTGTAAACTCATCAAACTATATCTCTACAAACAGTGAACTTACAAAAAACTTTAAAGAGTACGGTATAGGTATTGAAAACATGGAGTATTTTTCTGTACTTCAAGTTGCAAAACAGTTTGAAATACCTGTTGCTGGTATCTTTGTTGTTACAAACTTTACAGATGAAAATGCCCATGAAGACTTTATGAAAAATCATAAAGTTGCAATGGAAAAACTAACTAATTATTTAGTTGAAAAACAAATTATAAAATAA
- the rlmN gene encoding 23S rRNA (adenine(2503)-C(2))-methyltransferase RlmN, with amino-acid sequence MSKFAEPSIYDFTLDDLKNTLKPSFRAKQVYNWLYKNYASSYDEMKNIPNDLKQTLENEYPIDIMEIVKKEQSSDGSIKYLFKLRDNHTVEAVLLLMKKKKIDEDGNIQRSEQYTVCISSQVGCKVGCTFCLTAKGGFVRNLTVGEYIAQIVNIKRDNDIPENKSLNIVYMGMGEPLDNFNNFTKAVEIFSDEDGLSINRRRQTVSTSGVASKIEKLGEKDLGIQLAISLHAVDDELRSELIPMNKAYNIASIIAAVKKFPVDTRKKVMFEYLVIKGKNDSIEAARKLLVLLNGIHAKVNLIYFNPYPGTTYQRPEEKDMIKFKDFLNDRGLICTIRESKGLDISAACGQLKEKETNGNT; translated from the coding sequence ATGTCAAAATTTGCAGAACCATCTATATATGATTTTACTTTAGATGATTTAAAAAATACTTTAAAGCCATCATTTAGAGCAAAACAAGTATATAACTGGTTATATAAAAACTATGCTTCATCATATGATGAAATGAAAAATATCCCTAATGATTTAAAACAAACATTAGAAAATGAATATCCAATAGATATTATGGAAATTGTGAAAAAAGAACAAAGTAGCGATGGAAGTATAAAATATCTATTTAAATTAAGAGATAACCATACGGTTGAGGCTGTATTGCTTCTAATGAAGAAAAAAAAGATTGATGAAGATGGAAATATCCAAAGAAGTGAGCAGTATACTGTTTGTATTTCTTCACAAGTTGGGTGTAAAGTAGGGTGTACTTTCTGTCTTACAGCTAAAGGTGGGTTTGTTAGAAATCTTACTGTAGGAGAGTACATAGCTCAAATTGTAAATATCAAAAGAGATAATGATATTCCTGAAAATAAGTCTTTAAATATCGTATATATGGGAATGGGTGAGCCACTTGATAATTTCAATAACTTTACTAAAGCAGTTGAAATTTTTTCAGATGAAGATGGTTTATCAATAAATAGAAGAAGACAAACAGTATCAACATCAGGTGTTGCTTCAAAGATTGAAAAACTTGGTGAAAAAGATTTAGGAATACAACTTGCTATTTCTTTACATGCTGTTGATGATGAGCTAAGAAGTGAACTTATTCCTATGAATAAGGCTTATAATATTGCTTCTATTATTGCTGCTGTTAAAAAGTTCCCAGTTGATACTAGAAAAAAAGTTATGTTTGAATATCTTGTAATTAAAGGTAAAAATGATTCTATTGAAGCAGCAAGAAAACTTCTTGTTTTACTAAATGGAATTCATGCAAAAGTAAATTTAATTTACTTTAATCCATATCCAGGAACTACATATCAGCGACCAGAAGAAAAAGATATGATAAAATTCAAAGACTTTTTAAATGATAGGGGACTTATTTGTACTATAAGAGAGTCAAAGGGGCTTGATATTTCAGCTGCTTGCGGGCAGTTAAAAGAGAAGGAAACAAATGGCAACACTTGA
- the gltX gene encoding glutamate--tRNA ligase, translating to MAITRFAPSPTGYLHIGGLRTALYSYLWAKKTGGEFKLRIEDTDNARNNEDAVRAILEAFEWVGMPSDCEIEYQSKRTDIYKKYIAQLLEEGKAYKCYMSRDELDALRAKQEAAKENPRYDGTWRPEDGKVLPEIPEGVEPVIRIKAPTEGKIEFEDGVKGKMSFDASQVDDFVIARANGMPIYNFVVAIDDHLMGMTDVLRGDDHVSNTPKQIVIYNALGFDVPKFYHMPMINNPSGKKLSKRDGAMDVMQYKEDGYLPEALLNFLVRLGWSNKDQEIFSMDEMLELFDPNNINKSASAYNAEKLLWLNAHYIKNVSNERLAKELEYFDCHLEGHDKKEMLLDLSKERAQTLIELKDAISKIVEVPTSYESKGSKKFVKEGTVEMLENYLALLESNKDSLHLAPDYELITKPFIEENGLKFPQLFQPIRIALTGGTQAPSVYDIMAILGFDEVKTRINNAIAQNFGKE from the coding sequence ATGGCAATTACAAGATTTGCACCAAGCCCAACAGGATATTTACATATTGGAGGTCTTAGAACAGCTTTATATAGCTATTTATGGGCTAAAAAAACTGGTGGTGAGTTTAAATTAAGAATTGAAGATACAGATAATGCAAGAAATAATGAAGATGCAGTAAGAGCTATTCTTGAAGCTTTTGAGTGGGTTGGAATGCCAAGTGACTGTGAAATTGAATATCAATCAAAAAGAACAGATATTTATAAAAAATACATCGCTCAATTACTAGAAGAGGGTAAAGCATATAAATGTTATATGAGTAGAGATGAACTTGATGCCCTAAGAGCTAAGCAAGAAGCTGCAAAAGAAAACCCAAGATATGATGGTACTTGGAGACCAGAGGATGGTAAAGTATTACCTGAAATTCCTGAGGGAGTTGAGCCAGTAATTAGAATCAAAGCTCCAACTGAGGGAAAAATTGAGTTTGAAGATGGTGTAAAAGGAAAGATGAGTTTTGATGCTTCTCAAGTAGATGATTTTGTAATTGCAAGAGCAAATGGTATGCCTATTTATAACTTTGTTGTTGCTATTGATGACCATTTAATGGGAATGACTGATGTATTAAGAGGTGATGACCATGTATCAAATACTCCAAAACAAATCGTAATTTATAATGCTTTAGGATTTGATGTACCAAAATTCTATCATATGCCAATGATTAATAATCCATCAGGTAAAAAACTATCTAAAAGAGATGGTGCTATGGATGTTATGCAGTATAAAGAAGATGGATATTTACCAGAAGCACTTTTAAACTTTTTAGTAAGACTTGGTTGGTCAAATAAAGATCAAGAGATTTTCTCAATGGATGAGATGTTAGAATTATTTGATCCAAATAATATCAATAAATCAGCATCAGCTTATAATGCAGAAAAGCTTTTATGGTTAAATGCTCATTATATTAAAAATGTATCAAATGAGAGATTAGCAAAAGAGTTAGAGTATTTTGATTGTCACTTAGAAGGACATGATAAAAAAGAGATGTTATTAGACTTATCAAAAGAGAGAGCTCAAACATTAATCGAATTAAAAGATGCAATTTCTAAAATAGTTGAAGTTCCTACATCTTATGAATCAAAAGGTTCTAAGAAGTTTGTAAAAGAGGGAACTGTTGAGATGTTAGAAAACTATTTAGCTTTATTAGAATCAAATAAAGATAGTTTACATTTAGCACCAGATTATGAACTTATAACAAAACCTTTTATTGAAGAAAATGGTTTAAAATTTCCTCAATTATTCCAACCAATTAGAATTGCTTTAACAGGTGGAACACAAGCACCTTCTGTATATGATATTATGGCAATATTAGGATTTGATGAAGTAAAAACTAGAATAAACAATGCAATAGCGCAAAATTTTGGAAAAGAGTAG
- a CDS encoding RNA recognition motif domain-containing protein, with translation MNIYVGNLSYQMTDKSLEEVFAKFGEVKSAKVIMDRDTGRSKGFGFVEMNSADAGSEAIEALNGNDCEGRTLRVNEAKPREERPRRQY, from the coding sequence ATGAACATTTATGTTGGAAATCTGTCTTACCAAATGACAGATAAGAGTTTAGAAGAAGTTTTTGCTAAGTTTGGCGAAGTTAAAAGTGCTAAAGTTATCATGGATAGAGATACTGGAAGATCAAAAGGTTTTGGTTTTGTTGAAATGAATTCAGCAGACGCTGGAAGTGAAGCTATTGAAGCATTAAACGGTAATGACTGCGAAGGTAGAACTTTAAGAGTTAATGAAGCAAAACCAAGAGAAGAAAGACCTAGAAGACAATACTAG
- a CDS encoding methyl-accepting chemotaxis protein produces the protein MEKKSSFGKKLLLQVLGATVLVFSITMYFVSSYSYKTSQEDARKYLKELSAKHAENIKGQIEQSIIVTRGLTSRFEQAVAHNTKMSEKETVKFFESILEHNKSIIGVWFKVKEKGTFFDLIPEGTKKAGYDKTGQFNPYVVRSKGSYVLDTGSVYSDDLEWIKGPREARKTFITKPYKYPVDGVEVLMTTIALPMYKDGLFLGTIGVDIVLDTFAKMANSIKVFDTGYTFLIDNYGIMVGHKNKDYLGKDILDITNNSQDYKNLLSNSKENKPYSFTKISENTGNESFYYSTPFELKGTDTYWNFVVLAPTTEYLGNAIFIRNFSIVASLIGLLLIAGVIYLSVRKLNSNLSDISIGLEGFFKYLNKESTTTNDIAVKSSDEFGVMAYSINTNVEKIKVGIEQDNSLIENVKTVANTVSQGYLDKRISNSTSTESLNELKELLNSMLDTLESLVGKDLNKISDVLGSYTNRDFTAKLDSSSCGKIGNEIIEMNRMITHMLQDSEEDGISLQNSSSELTQNVRTLSNNATSQASSLEETAASIDEITSNIEQTNQKAQQMLNISNETKSSAAEGQSLANETVKSMDEINDTVVAINDAISVIDQIAFQTNILSLNAAVEAATAGEAGKGFAVVAQEVRNLASRSAEAAKEIKDLVETATVKANTGKSISSKMIEGFNQLDEKIVETSKLIDDVTHAANEQTIGMTQIADAVGQLDQFTQQNAAIADKTNSIAQETNTIAQEVVEAVNKNNFEGKGTAKVKQPSYDSSAIEVKEVKPIKVKKHTPSSNTTIKSNTNSSDDEWESF, from the coding sequence ATGGAAAAGAAATCTAGCTTTGGAAAGAAACTTTTATTACAAGTTCTTGGTGCTACGGTATTAGTATTTTCTATTACTATGTACTTTGTATCAAGTTACTCATATAAAACATCTCAAGAAGATGCAAGGAAATATTTAAAAGAGCTTTCAGCTAAACATGCTGAAAATATTAAAGGTCAAATTGAACAATCTATTATTGTTACAAGAGGTTTGACTTCAAGGTTTGAGCAAGCAGTAGCTCATAATACTAAAATGAGTGAAAAAGAGACTGTCAAGTTTTTTGAATCTATTTTAGAACACAACAAAAGTATTATTGGTGTTTGGTTTAAAGTTAAAGAAAAAGGTACTTTTTTTGATTTAATCCCAGAAGGTACAAAAAAAGCTGGATATGATAAAACAGGTCAGTTTAATCCTTATGTTGTAAGATCAAAAGGCTCGTATGTACTAGATACAGGTTCAGTGTATAGTGATGATTTAGAATGGATTAAAGGCCCTAGAGAAGCTAGAAAAACTTTCATCACTAAACCTTACAAATATCCTGTTGATGGAGTTGAAGTACTTATGACAACTATTGCTCTTCCTATGTATAAAGATGGATTATTTTTAGGTACTATTGGAGTTGATATTGTTCTTGATACTTTTGCTAAAATGGCAAACTCAATTAAAGTATTTGACACAGGTTATACTTTCTTAATTGATAACTATGGAATTATGGTTGGTCACAAAAATAAAGATTATTTAGGAAAAGATATATTAGATATTACTAATAATTCTCAAGACTATAAAAATCTATTATCAAACTCTAAGGAAAATAAGCCATATTCATTTACAAAAATATCTGAAAATACTGGAAATGAATCATTTTACTACTCAACTCCTTTTGAATTAAAAGGAACTGATACATATTGGAATTTTGTAGTTTTAGCTCCAACAACTGAATATTTAGGAAATGCAATATTTATTAGAAACTTCTCTATAGTGGCAAGTTTAATAGGTCTTCTTTTAATTGCAGGTGTTATTTATTTATCAGTTAGAAAGTTGAACTCTAACTTAAGTGATATTTCTATTGGGCTTGAAGGATTCTTTAAATACCTAAATAAAGAATCAACAACAACAAATGACATTGCTGTTAAAAGTAGTGATGAATTTGGAGTAATGGCTTATTCAATTAATACAAACGTAGAGAAAATTAAAGTAGGAATTGAACAAGACAATTCATTAATTGAAAATGTTAAAACTGTTGCTAATACTGTAAGCCAAGGTTATTTAGATAAAAGAATTTCAAATTCAACTTCAACTGAATCATTAAATGAGTTAAAAGAACTTCTAAACTCTATGCTTGATACTCTTGAAAGTTTAGTAGGAAAAGATTTAAATAAAATTAGTGACGTTTTAGGAAGCTATACAAATAGGGACTTTACAGCGAAACTTGACTCTTCTAGCTGTGGTAAGATTGGAAATGAGATTATTGAGATGAATAGAATGATTACACATATGCTTCAAGATAGTGAAGAAGATGGTATATCATTACAAAATAGTTCAAGTGAATTAACTCAAAATGTAAGAACTTTAAGTAATAATGCAACTTCTCAAGCAAGTTCACTTGAAGAGACTGCTGCATCTATTGACGAGATTACAAGTAATATTGAACAAACAAATCAAAAAGCACAACAGATGCTTAATATCTCAAATGAGACAAAATCATCTGCTGCAGAGGGTCAAAGCCTAGCAAATGAAACTGTAAAATCAATGGATGAGATAAATGATACTGTTGTTGCCATAAACGATGCAATTTCAGTTATTGATCAAATTGCATTCCAAACAAATATTCTTTCACTAAATGCAGCTGTTGAAGCTGCTACTGCTGGTGAAGCTGGTAAAGGTTTTGCCGTAGTTGCACAAGAAGTTAGAAACCTAGCAAGCAGATCAGCTGAAGCTGCTAAAGAGATTAAAGATTTAGTTGAAACAGCAACTGTAAAAGCAAATACAGGTAAAAGCATCAGTAGTAAAATGATTGAAGGCTTTAATCAATTAGATGAAAAGATTGTGGAAACAAGTAAACTTATTGATGATGTTACACATGCAGCAAATGAGCAAACAATAGGTATGACTCAAATTGCTGATGCAGTTGGACAATTAGATCAATTTACACAACAAAATGCTGCTATTGCAGATAAAACAAACTCTATTGCACAAGAAACAAATACTATTGCACAAGAAGTTGTTGAAGCAGTTAATAAAAACAACTTTGAAGGTAAGGGTACAGCTAAGGTAAAACAGCCTAGTTATGATTCTTCTGCTATTGAAGTAAAAGAAGTAAAACCAATCAAGGTTAAAAAACATACTCCTTCAAGTAATACAACAATAAAAAGTAATACTAATAGTTCAGATGATGAATGGGAAAGTTTCTAA
- a CDS encoding response regulator transcription factor — protein MKILLLEDDLLLNEIIEEHLEEKAYDVDCVYDGNEALDYIYERNYDIFLFDVNVPSLNGFDLLKQIRQRGINTATIFITSANLLEDVEEGFRSGCDDYIKKPFELKELDLRIENICRLHNISPIKLIKIDETTNLDANNLEVLKENNSYHITQKECDVLLYLIKRKNVAVSVDELSMNVWAYEDTPSASTIRTYIKNLRKVLNENIISNIRGVGYRFNSK, from the coding sequence ATGAAAATATTACTTTTAGAAGATGATTTATTGTTAAATGAGATTATCGAAGAGCATTTAGAAGAAAAAGCTTATGATGTTGATTGTGTTTATGATGGAAATGAGGCTTTAGATTATATTTATGAAAGAAACTATGATATATTTTTATTTGATGTTAATGTACCTTCTTTAAATGGTTTTGATCTATTAAAACAAATAAGACAAAGAGGAATAAACACAGCAACTATTTTTATTACTTCTGCAAATTTACTTGAAGATGTTGAAGAGGGCTTTCGTTCAGGTTGTGATGACTATATAAAAAAGCCTTTTGAGTTAAAAGAATTAGATTTACGAATAGAAAATATTTGTAGATTACATAATATCTCTCCCATAAAACTTATCAAAATAGATGAAACAACTAACTTAGATGCGAATAATTTAGAGGTTTTAAAAGAAAATAATAGCTATCATATTACACAAAAAGAGTGTGATGTTCTTTTATATCTAATAAAAAGAAAAAATGTAGCTGTGAGTGTTGATGAGTTAAGTATGAATGTTTGGGCATATGAAGATACTCCAAGCGCATCAACTATTAGAACTTATATTAAAAATTTAAGAAAAGTCTTAAATGAAAATATAATATCAAATATTAGAGGAGTGGGTTATAGATTTAACAGTAAATGA
- a CDS encoding sensor histidine kinase has product MQNNLSKLSSNIILSHMSNTKFDTSNLLKNQDYKIAFYDYNKKKSFGNLDRAIDLDKKVIEMNNSLILVDDSTLGHLGIFYLAIEDNSYHKKIYDLKIDILLFFCLVYLFIAIIGFYLAKLFLKPIKEERIKLNNFIKDTTHELNTPISAIMMSTESPNLNEKKIERIRLSAQRVSEIYKDLTYIFLQDKSKNRNIQSHNLKTLIEDQLEYFIPLANKKRVEIVCNIENYAYDIDKDDFIRVINNLVSNALKYNKVNGKIYLSLKDNILKVEDTGIGIKKEKLDDIFKRYYRATNEQGGFGLGLNIVNDICKEYNIKIDVSSIYQKSTTFQLKF; this is encoded by the coding sequence ATGCAAAATAATTTATCAAAACTCTCATCAAATATCATTTTATCTCATATGTCAAATACTAAGTTTGATACTAGTAATTTATTAAAAAATCAAGATTACAAAATAGCTTTTTATGATTATAATAAAAAAAAGAGTTTTGGAAACCTAGATAGAGCAATTGATTTAGATAAAAAAGTTATTGAAATGAACAATAGTCTAATCTTAGTTGATGATTCAACTTTAGGTCATTTAGGAATTTTTTATCTGGCAATAGAGGATAACTCTTATCATAAAAAAATCTATGATTTAAAAATAGATATCTTACTATTTTTTTGTTTAGTCTATTTATTTATAGCAATTATAGGATTTTATCTAGCAAAGTTATTTTTAAAACCTATAAAAGAAGAGAGAATTAAACTAAATAATTTCATCAAAGATACAACACATGAGTTAAATACTCCAATCAGTGCTATTATGATGTCAACTGAAAGCCCAAATCTAAATGAAAAGAAGATAGAACGTATAAGACTTAGTGCCCAAAGAGTCTCTGAAATATATAAAGATTTAACATATATTTTTTTACAAGATAAAAGTAAAAATAGAAATATCCAAAGTCATAATTTAAAAACACTAATTGAAGATCAGTTAGAGTATTTTATTCCACTTGCTAATAAAAAACGAGTTGAAATTGTATGTAATATAGAAAATTATGCTTATGATATCGATAAAGATGATTTTATTAGAGTTATTAACAACCTTGTCTCAAATGCTTTAAAATACAATAAGGTGAATGGGAAAATATACCTAAGTTTAAAGGACAATATCTTAAAAGTAGAGGATACAGGTATAGGAATAAAAAAAGAGAAATTAGATGATATCTTCAAAAGATATTATAGAGCCACAAACGAACAAGGTGGTTTTGGTCTAGGCTTAAATATAGTAAATGATATTTGCAAGGAATATAATATCAAAATTGATGTATCTTCAATATATCAAAAATCTACAACTTTTCAACTAAAGTTTTAA
- a CDS encoding FixH family protein — protein sequence MKSIFKVIVAMLFTVGILNAEPVSQTGEKGGYTIKLSSEKSLVVGENDIFVELSKDGQVVTNAKVKSKFFMPEMPGMPYMEYKDKAKLVNGKYKMMINFSMGGTWQYQLKFKTKEGKVHTVRGSVNL from the coding sequence ATGAAGTCAATTTTCAAAGTAATTGTAGCAATGTTATTTACAGTTGGTATCTTAAATGCCGAACCTGTTTCTCAAACAGGTGAAAAGGGTGGATATACGATAAAGCTATCATCTGAAAAATCTTTAGTAGTTGGTGAAAATGATATTTTTGTTGAATTATCAAAAGATGGGCAAGTAGTAACAAATGCAAAAGTTAAATCAAAGTTCTTTATGCCAGAAATGCCAGGTATGCCATATATGGAGTACAAAGATAAAGCAAAACTTGTAAATGGTAAATATAAAATGATGATTAATTTCTCAATGGGTGGAACTTGGCAGTATCAACTTAAGTTTAAAACTAAAGAAGGGAAAGTTCATACTGTAAGAGGAAGCGTGAACTTATAA
- a CDS encoding TolC family protein, with protein sequence MKKLALTLTLCTSFSFAVSIDEIVSNSLQNSSDLRSLNQAIKVANENIKLTSKWSDPILSFGFNDIHFDEPFKRDKEAMQATFIGLSQVIPTNGKLEIKEKIALKDMQIKTLVLEDKKLKLKAKIYELAYSIVVLENKLKLLNEYEKNIKILEDLSKSLYEFGKSTQNEILDTKVLFLNVQIQKQKLKNLIDNLYLKLEQISYMNIDEISQKRIEIEKLVLNMNVKEHPFIKQEYVKSKRYMYLSKLEKANEVPDIKVNVAYFNRDNKFEDYANISVNIPLTINNTQSVKSLKAKFESNKVSSKLDDTKRVLHTELKTYINSANSALVNYELIKNQIIPLKQKIQKSLENYNSFSSVKPQSLIKNLNELISFEIKALDEKFEYFSNYSKTKYYTLED encoded by the coding sequence ATGAAAAAGCTAGCTTTAACTTTAACTCTATGTACCTCTTTTAGTTTTGCTGTATCAATTGATGAGATTGTGTCAAATAGTTTGCAAAATAGTAGTGATTTAAGAAGTTTAAATCAAGCCATTAAAGTTGCAAACGAGAATATCAAACTTACTTCAAAGTGGAGTGACCCAATACTTAGTTTTGGATTTAATGATATTCATTTTGATGAACCATTTAAAAGAGATAAAGAAGCAATGCAAGCAACTTTTATTGGTCTATCACAAGTTATTCCAACAAATGGAAAGTTAGAAATAAAAGAAAAAATTGCTTTAAAAGATATGCAAATAAAAACACTTGTATTAGAAGATAAAAAGTTAAAGTTAAAAGCTAAAATCTATGAATTAGCTTACTCAATAGTGGTTTTAGAAAATAAACTAAAACTACTAAATGAGTATGAAAAAAATATTAAAATATTAGAAGACTTATCTAAATCTCTTTATGAGTTTGGGAAGTCTACACAAAATGAAATACTTGATACAAAAGTTTTGTTTTTAAATGTACAAATTCAAAAACAAAAACTAAAAAATTTAATTGATAATTTATATTTAAAGTTAGAGCAAATATCTTATATGAATATAGATGAAATTTCTCAAAAAAGAATAGAAATAGAAAAACTAGTTTTAAATATGAATGTAAAAGAACATCCTTTCATAAAACAAGAGTATGTAAAATCAAAAAGATATATGTATCTTTCAAAACTTGAAAAAGCAAATGAAGTACCAGATATAAAAGTAAATGTAGCTTATTTTAATAGAGATAACAAGTTTGAAGATTATGCAAATATTTCTGTGAATATTCCCTTAACCATAAATAATACACAAAGTGTAAAATCTTTAAAAGCAAAGTTTGAATCAAATAAAGTATCTTCAAAACTTGATGATACAAAAAGAGTTTTACACACTGAACTTAAAACATATATAAATAGTGCAAATAGTGCATTAGTAAACTATGAACTTATAAAAAATCAAATTATACCCCTTAAGCAAAAGATTCAGAAGAGTCTTGAAAACTACAATAGTTTTTCAAGTGTAAAACCTCAATCTTTAATCAAAAACCTAAATGAGCTAATCTCTTTTGAGATAAAAGCCCTTGATGAGAAGTTTGAATACTTTTCAAACTATTCAAAAACAAAATATTATACATTAGAGGATTAG